A section of the Scomber scombrus chromosome 24, fScoSco1.1, whole genome shotgun sequence genome encodes:
- the LOC133976540 gene encoding putative claudin-24 has protein sequence MDPSIRALELLGVLFSGGAWLCSLATTLMSTWLTLSTDLLTTETYELGLWGTCVVQELGVQECRPYNSMLGLPPDIMLARILMCVTLAVGLLALLLAVPGMHVVNSCTGRRCKWVMRMAGGALCLVAGVLGLIPVSYIAHLTVLRYFDESLPEMLPRWEFGDALFCGWTAGVLHLVAGTLLLTSCLCLQKENCNSPSPIPLVRVQPGRLSIRTRSEYV, from the coding sequence ATGGATCCGAGTATCCGTGCTCTGGAGCTGCTGGGGGTGTTGTTCTCAGGGGGGGCCTGGCTCTGCTCGCTGGCCACCACCCTGATGTCCACCTGGCTCACGCTCTCTACAGACCTGCTCACCACAGAGACTTATGAGCTGGGGCTGTGGGGGACCTGCGTGGTGCAGGAGCTGGGGGTGCAGGAGTGCCGGCCGTACAACAGCATGCTCGGTCTGCCTCCGGACATCATGCTGGCCCGGATCCTCATGTGCGTGACGCTGGCCGTCGGCCTGCTGGCGCTCCTGCTCGCCGTCCCCGGCATGCACGTGGTCAACAGCTGCACGGGCCGGCGGTGCAAGTGGGTGATGAGGATGGCCGGGGGGGCGCTGTGCCTGGTTGCTGGGGTCCTGGGCCTCATCCCGGTGTCGTACATCGCCCACCTCACCGTGCTGCGGTACTTCGACGAATCGTTGCCGGAGATGCTGCCGCGCTGGGAGTTCGGGGACGCGTTGTTCTGCGGCTGGACGGCAGGTGTGCTGCACCTGGTGGCGGGAACCCTGctgctcacttcctgtttgtgtctgcAGAAGGAAAACTGTAACTCACCCTCCCCCATCCCTCTGGTCAGGGTGCAGCCTGGACGCCTCTCCATCAGGACCAGGTCTGAGTACGTGTGA
- the ftcd gene encoding formimidoyltransferase-cyclodeaminase: protein MAQLVECVPNFSEGRNKEVIDAISAAISGTPGCSLLDVDPGASTNRTVYTFVGSPDAVVEGALNAARQAFSLIDMSKHSGEHPRTGAMDVCPFIPVQNVTMEDCVSCANVFGQRLADMLHVPVYLYGEAARKETRISLPAVRAGEYEALPDKLKRDGWAPDFGPASFVPSWGATVTGARKFLIAYNVNLIGTKEQAHRIALDVREQGRGKDQPGLLKKVQGMGWYLDEANIAQVSTNILDYELTPLHSVYEEVCRDAEDLNLPVVGSQIVGLIPLKALLDSADFYISRDRLFIIEEEHKVRLVISKLGLDSLGPFNPKERIIEYMVRSQEDGRLVSLSLQQFVHSVGARTAAPGGGSVSAAVAALGAALGAMVGQMTYGKRQFENLDGVIRRLIPPFHQAMNELLHMVDADSSAFNSYMAALKMPKSTAEEIKRREAAMQEGLKRAVGVPLSLAERVNVLWPPLKEMVVYGNIACKSDAQVAAKALEAAVFGAYYNVVINLKDITDDSFKLATQQRASALLQEAKNSAAAVLDAAEKRN, encoded by the exons ATGGCTCAGCTGGTGGAGTGTGTCCCAAACTTCTCTGAAGGCCGAAACAAAGAG GTGATTGATGCCATCTCTGCAGCCATCTCCGGCACGCCTGGCTGCAGCCTGCTGGACGTCGACCCAGGAGCCTCCACCAACAGAACCGTCTACACCTTCGTTGGCTCCCCTGACGCCGTGGTGGAGGGAGCGCTGAACGCCGCCCGCCAGGCCTTCAGCCTCATCGACATGAGCAAACACTCAG GTGAGCATCCTCGCACTGGAGCCATGGACGTTTGTCCCTTCATCCCCGTCCAGAACGTCACTATGGAGGACTGCGTCTCCTGCGCCAACGTGTTCGGACAGAGACTGGCAGACATGCTGCATGTGCCTG TTTATCTTTACGGAGAAGCAGCACGGAAAGAGACGCGCATAAGTCTTCCAGCTGTGAGAGCCGGAGAGTACGAAGCTTTACCCGACAAG TTGAAACGTGACGGATGGGCTCCAGACTTCGGCCCCGCCTCCTTCGTACCGTCCTGGGGCGCCACGGTAACAGGCGCTCGCAAGTTCCTCATCGCCTACAACGTGAACCTGATTGGCACCAAAGAGCAGGCGCACCGCATCGCGCTGGACGTCAGGGAGCAGGGCCGAGGGAAGGACcag CCGGGGCTGCTGAAGAAGGTGCAGGGGATGGGCTGGTACCTGGACGAGGCCAACATCGCCCAGGTGTCCACCAACATCCTGGACTACGAGCTGACGCCGCTCCACAGCGTGTATGAGGAAGTCTGCAGGGAcgctgag GATCTGAACCTGCCGGTGGTCGGCTCTCAGATCGTCGGTCTCATCCCTCTGAAGGCTCTGCTGGACTCTGCAGACTTCTACATCAGCAGAGACCGACTCTTCATCATCGAAGAGGAGCACAAAGTCCGACTG gTGATCAGTAAACTCGGCCTCGACTCTCTCGGTCCTTTCAATCCAAAGGAACGAATCATAGA GTACATGGTGAGGTCACAGGAGGACGGACGCCtggtgtctctgtctctgcagcagTTTGTCCATAGCGTCGGAGCTCGGACGGCGGCTCCAGGTGGAGGATCCGTTTCTGCTGCTGTCGCCGCTTTG GGGGCGGCACTGGGCGCCATGGTGGGCCAGATGACGTATGGGAAGAGGCAGTTTGAGAACCTGGACGGTGTGATCAGGAGGCTGATCCCTCCGTTCCATCAGGCCATGAACGAGCTGCTGCACATGGTGGACGCCGACTCCTCCGCCTTCAACAGCTACATG GCGGCACTGAAAATGCCAAAGAGTACtgcagaggaaataaaaag ACGAGAAGCTGCGATGCAGGAAGGTCTGAAGCGAGCGGTCGGTGTCCCGTTGTCTCTGGCTGAGAGAGTCAACGTCCTCTGGCCGCCCCTCAAAGAAATGGTCGTCTATGGAAACATCGCCTGCAAGTCTGACGCTCAG GTAGCAGCTAAAGCGTTGGAGGCAGCTGTTTTTGGTGCGTACTACAACGTCGTGATCAACCTCAAAGACATCACTGATGACAGCTTCAAactggct ACTCAGCAGAGAGCATCGGCGTTGCTGCAGGAGGCGAAGAACAGTGCCGCTGCTGTCCTCGATGCCGCCGAGAAGAGAAACTGA